In one window of Gossypium hirsutum isolate 1008001.06 chromosome A01, Gossypium_hirsutum_v2.1, whole genome shotgun sequence DNA:
- the LOC121229432 gene encoding uncharacterized protein isoform X1 has product MGGHEAVEVAKTVLEVADVAWTALECSHHLHHPHDAPHTLHNSELQKELETLKSENRRLRNQLEQNLKLLNNLSESPVLLNDCPPNLYARLVSTVDSRDFLTRLKSLNESDIKIEFPFKEATGDDVHSAEVLINVDQQEPSWWVWVTDEMVPSNVEEWSGIDDENYVVVSEEHVVDGVANFMAKCLLSNPKAQTMTPEELQKTMLKALEGVSKLEKVLSIWHAGKMFYVLSTWGFTLAGLYNSRTIVKLAAMGIQTTGKVVMRVL; this is encoded by the exons ATGGGCGGCCATGAAGCTGTGGAAGTTGCCAAGACCGTCCTCGAAGTCGCCGACGTCGCATGGACCGCCTTGGAATGTAGCCACCACCTCCACCATCCCCATGATGCTCCCCACACTCTTCACAATTCCGAGCTTCAAAAAGAATTGGAAACCCTAAAATCCGAAAATCGGCGTTTAAGGAATCAACTGGAACAGAACCTCAAACTTCTCAATAATTTATCTGAATCTCCTGTTCTGTTAAACGATTGTCCTCCTAAC CTCTATGCTCGGTTGGTATCTACCGTAGATTCTAGAGACTTTTTGACCCGACTCAAATCTCTTAATGAATCCGATATTAAAATTGAGTTTCCATTCAAGGAAGCTACAG GAGATGATGTACATTCAGCTGAAGTTCTGATTAACGTTGACCAACAAGAACCAAGTTGGTGGGTATGGGTAACTGATGAAATGGTTCCAAGCAATGTTGAAGAGTGGAGTGGAATTGATGATGAGAATTACGTTGTTGTTAGCGAAGAGCATGTTGTGGATGGTGTTGCTAACTTTATGGCAAAATGCCTTTTGTCGAACCCTAAAGCTCAG ACTATGACCCCAGAAGAACTGCAGAAAA CTATGCTGAAAGCATTAGAAGGTGTCAGCAAATTGGAGAAGGTTTTGAGCATTTGGCATGCTGgaaagatgttctatgtgttgtCAACTTGGGGATTTACATTGGCTGG GTTATATAATAGCCGCACTATAGTGAAACTTGCTGCAATGGGCATTCAAACAACTGGCAAAGTTGTAATGAGGGTACTATAA
- the LOC107922286 gene encoding psbP domain-containing protein 3, chloroplastic — MASSVWCLYISPCLKKKGGGGLLHFPLNSNTKRVQRLQMQLQNQELMKEDDGHATSTRRRQFILHAPLIAFSFPQLIMSTAIAIAEIDVPQDFRVYTDEVNKFKIFIPQDWQVGAGEPNNFKSITAFYPEEEANSNVSVAITGLGPDFTRMESFGKVDAFADTLVSGLDRSWQRPPGVAAKLIDCKASNGFYYIEYTLQNPGESRRHLFSAIGMASNGWYNRLYTVTGQFVEEEAEKYGSRIQKAVSSFRFI, encoded by the exons ATGGCCTCCTCAGTCTGGTGCCTCTACATTTCACCATGTTTGAAAAAGAAAG GAGGAGGAGGATTACTACATTTTCCCCTAAATAGTAATACCAAGAGAGTGCAGCGCCTGCAAATGCAACTGCAAAATCAAGAATTAATGAAGGAAGACGACGGCCATGCAACTTCAACAAGAAGAAGACAATTTATACTTCACGCGCCTcttattgctttttcttttccccaatTAATTATGTCTACTGCTATTGCAATCGCAGAGATTG ATGTGCCACAAGATTTCCGAGTTTATACTGATGAAGTGAATAAGTTCAAGATTTTTATTCCGCAAG ATTGGCAAGTGGGAGCTGGTGAGCCCAATAATTTCAAGTCCATTACTGCTTTCTATCCAGAAGAAGAAGCCAACTCAAATG TTAGCGTTGCCATCACGGGGCTTGGTCCCGATTTTACTCGAATGGAATCCTTCGGTAAAGTTGATGCTTTTGCAGACACTCTG GTTAGTGGACTGGACAGAAGTTGGCAAAGGCCCCCTGGTGTGGCTGCAAAACTCATTGACTGCAAAGCATctaatg GCTTCTATTATATTGAGTATACACTGCAAAATCCAGGAGAAAGTAGAAGACATTTGTTTTCAGCTATTGGAATGGCATCCAATGGTTGGTATAACAGACTATATACTGTCACTGGACAG TTTGTGGAAGAAGAAGCAGAGAAATATGGTTCAAGAATTCAGAAG GCAGTATCATCCTTCAGATTTATTTGA
- the LOC121229432 gene encoding uncharacterized protein isoform X2 produces the protein MGGHEAVEVAKTVLEVADVAWTALECSHHLHHPHDAPHTLHNSELQKELETLKSENRRLRNQLEQNLKLLNNLSESPVLLNDCPPNLYARLVSTVDSRDFLTRLKSLNESDIKIEFPFKEATGDDVHSAEVLINVDQQEPSWWVWVTDEMVPSNVEEWSGIDDENYVVVSEEHVVDGVANFMAKCLLSNPKAQTMTPEELQKTFAYYDEIYKQLC, from the exons ATGGGCGGCCATGAAGCTGTGGAAGTTGCCAAGACCGTCCTCGAAGTCGCCGACGTCGCATGGACCGCCTTGGAATGTAGCCACCACCTCCACCATCCCCATGATGCTCCCCACACTCTTCACAATTCCGAGCTTCAAAAAGAATTGGAAACCCTAAAATCCGAAAATCGGCGTTTAAGGAATCAACTGGAACAGAACCTCAAACTTCTCAATAATTTATCTGAATCTCCTGTTCTGTTAAACGATTGTCCTCCTAAC CTCTATGCTCGGTTGGTATCTACCGTAGATTCTAGAGACTTTTTGACCCGACTCAAATCTCTTAATGAATCCGATATTAAAATTGAGTTTCCATTCAAGGAAGCTACAG GAGATGATGTACATTCAGCTGAAGTTCTGATTAACGTTGACCAACAAGAACCAAGTTGGTGGGTATGGGTAACTGATGAAATGGTTCCAAGCAATGTTGAAGAGTGGAGTGGAATTGATGATGAGAATTACGTTGTTGTTAGCGAAGAGCATGTTGTGGATGGTGTTGCTAACTTTATGGCAAAATGCCTTTTGTCGAACCCTAAAGCTCAG ACTATGACCCCAGAAGAACTGCAGAAAA CATTTGCTTACTATGATGAGATTTATAAGCAGCTATGCTGA
- the LOC121229434 gene encoding lysM domain-containing GPI-anchored protein 1: MPNRNPTFFSSYFALCFMIFSNVALVTSKSTIEPCSNSDSCNALLGYTLYTDLKVAEVASLFQVDPISILTSNAIDISYPDVENHILPSNLFLKIPILCSCVDGIRKSVSTKYKTRPQDTLSSIADSIYAGLVSADQIKEANSISDPSVLDVGENLVVPLPCTCFNGTDNELPAIYLSYVVKAVDTLAGIAASYSTTITDLMNVNAMGSTSIKAGDILAVPLSACASNFPRYASDYGLIVPNGSYAITASHCVQCSCGPGSRNLYCMPSSLAVSCSSMQCKSSNLKLGNVTVQQSSAGCNVTSCAYGGYANGTIITWLSSSLQPRCPGPQQFPPLLAPPTHVTRDSAFAPAPAPQSDGGSTTTVPKTVPSTGSLPGLAPAGAPMGSTSDASTLVNSTAAIPTAFMIFLLIKLIPPFSLSSLCYCYNTSGEQHKRIASFEPIGSGLTGSPEDVA, encoded by the exons ATGCCTAACCGAAATCCCACTTTTTTCTCCTCCTATTTTGCCCTATGCTTCATGATTTTCTCTAATGTAGCTTTGGTAACTTCAAAATCAACCATCGAACCCTGTTCAAACTCCGATTCCTGCAACGCCTTGCTGGGATACACTCTCTACACTGATTTGAAAGTGGCGGAGGTTGCTTCCCTCTTCCAGGTTGACCCCATTTCCATTCTAACATCTAACGCCATCGATATCTCTTACCCTGACGTCGAAAACCACATCCTTCCTTCCAACCTCTTCCTCAAGATACCTATCCTCTGTTCCTGCGTTGATGGAATTCGAAAATCCGTTTCCACTAAGTACAAAACTCGCCCACAGGACACACTTTCATCAATTGCTGACTCGATTTATGCTGGTTTGGTGTCAGCTGATCAGATTAAGGAGGCTAACTCCATTTCTGATCCTTCTGTTCTTGATGTGGGGGAGAACCTTGTCGTTCCTTTGCCCTGTACTTGTTTTAATGGGACTGATAATGAACTGCCCGCCATTTATCTATCCTATGTGGTGAAGGCTGTGGATACTTTAGCTGGAATTGCAGCCAGTTATTCCACTACCATCACTgatttgatgaatgttaatgCTATGGGGAGTACTTCTATTAAGGCCGGTGATATTCTAGCTGTTCCTTTATCAG CTTGTGCTTCAAATTTTCCTAGATATGCCTCAGATTATGGATTGATTGTTCCTAATGGGAGCTATGCAATTACTGCCAGCCACTGTGTCCAGTGCAGTTGTGGGCCCGGGAGTCGCAA TCTGTATTGTATGCCGTCTTCGTTAGCTGTTTCTTGTTCAAGCATGCAATGTAAAAGCAGCAATCTTAAGCTGGGGAATGTTACAGTGCAACAAAGTAGTGCTGGATGCAATGTTACTTCTTGTGCTTATGGTGGTTATGCTAATGGAACCATTATCACTTG GTTGTCATCATCTCTTCAACCCCGATGTCCAG GACCACAGCAATTTCCTCCCCTTCTAGCCCCACCTACTCATGTAACACGGGATTCGGCTTTCGCCCCAGCACCTGCACCCCAGTCAGATGGTGGTTCCACAACAACTGTGCCTAAGACAGTGCCATCTACTGGGTCACTTCCTGGACTTGCCCCAGCAGGTGCCCCTATGGGAAGTACATCTGATGCGTCGACTTTGGTGAATTCGACTGCTGCCATTCCTACtgcatttatgatttttttgctTATCAAATTAATCCCACCCTTCTCCTT GTCTAGTCTTTGTTATTGCTACAATACTAGTGGGGAACAGCATAAGAGAATAGCTAGTTTTGAACCTATCGGGTCTGGTCTTACTGGTTCACCGGAGGATGTTGCTTAA